In a genomic window of Streptomyces pristinaespiralis:
- a CDS encoding cellulase family glycosylhydrolase translates to MLAGLAAVVALLLPGPFGATAAQAQPSDVLAPGLHISDGRLVEGNGNDFVMRGVNHAHTWYPGETQSLADIKALGANTVRVVLSSGHRWTENSPADVAAVVADCKANRLICVLEVHDTTGYGEEAAAGTLDQAADYWIGLRDVLTGEEDYVVINIGNEPWGNTDPAGWTAPTTAAVKKLRSAGFEHTIMVDAPNWGQDWQGVMRANARSVYDADPTGNLIFSIHMYSVFDTAQEITDYLNAFVDAGLPILIGEFGGPADQWGDPDEDTMMAAAEQLRLGYLAWSWSGNTDPVLDLAIGFDPSRLSSWGERIFHGANGIAATSREATVFGGDPGDTRAPTAPGAPTASAVTADSATLTWPAATDDVGVTGYDVVTVDGDSETKVASSSTTTATVTGLTAGTAYTFAVHARDAAGNRSARSATVSVTTDEGGTPGAGCAVGYRVVNEWPGGFQGEIAVRNTGAAAVSGWTLVFRFADGQRVTNMWGGTPAQDGGTVSVTPASYTSHIPAGGSVTLGFTGAKGGANSAPAAFTLDGTTCAVA, encoded by the coding sequence CTGCTGGCCGGACTCGCCGCGGTCGTCGCCCTGCTCCTGCCCGGCCCCTTCGGCGCGACCGCCGCGCAGGCCCAGCCGTCCGATGTCCTTGCCCCCGGGCTCCACATCAGCGACGGCCGGCTCGTCGAAGGCAACGGCAACGACTTCGTCATGCGCGGCGTCAACCACGCCCACACCTGGTACCCGGGCGAGACGCAGTCCCTGGCCGACATCAAAGCGCTGGGCGCCAACACCGTACGGGTCGTTCTCTCGAGCGGTCACCGCTGGACGGAGAACAGCCCCGCGGACGTGGCGGCCGTCGTCGCGGACTGCAAGGCCAACCGGCTGATCTGCGTGCTGGAGGTGCACGACACCACCGGCTACGGCGAGGAGGCGGCGGCCGGCACGCTCGACCAGGCGGCCGACTACTGGATCGGTCTGCGCGACGTGCTCACCGGCGAAGAGGACTACGTCGTCATCAACATCGGCAACGAGCCCTGGGGCAACACCGACCCCGCGGGCTGGACCGCGCCCACGACCGCAGCCGTCAAGAAACTCCGCAGCGCCGGCTTCGAGCACACGATCATGGTGGACGCGCCCAACTGGGGCCAGGACTGGCAGGGAGTCATGCGGGCCAACGCCCGGTCCGTGTACGACGCCGACCCCACCGGGAACCTGATCTTCTCGATCCACATGTACAGCGTCTTCGACACCGCCCAGGAGATCACCGACTACCTGAACGCGTTCGTCGACGCCGGACTGCCCATCCTCATCGGTGAGTTCGGAGGCCCCGCCGACCAGTGGGGCGACCCGGACGAGGACACCATGATGGCCGCCGCCGAGCAGCTCCGGCTCGGCTACCTCGCATGGTCCTGGAGCGGCAACACCGACCCTGTCCTCGACCTGGCCATCGGTTTCGACCCGAGCCGGCTCAGCTCCTGGGGCGAGCGCATCTTCCACGGCGCGAACGGCATCGCCGCGACCTCTCGTGAGGCCACCGTCTTCGGCGGCGACCCGGGCGACACCCGGGCCCCGACCGCCCCCGGCGCCCCGACCGCCTCCGCCGTGACCGCGGACTCGGCCACCCTCACCTGGCCCGCCGCCACCGACGACGTCGGCGTCACCGGATACGACGTCGTCACCGTCGACGGCGACTCGGAGACCAAGGTCGCCTCCTCCTCGACCACCACCGCCACGGTGACCGGCCTCACCGCCGGCACCGCGTACACCTTCGCCGTCCACGCCCGCGACGCGGCCGGGAACCGCTCGGCCCGATCGGCGACGGTGAGCGTCACCACCGACGAAGGCGGCACCCCCGGCGCGGGCTGCGCCGTCGGGTACCGCGTCGTCAACGAGTGGCCGGGCGGCTTCCAGGGCGAGATCGCCGTGCGCAACACCGGTGCCGCCGCCGTCAGCGGCTGGACGCTCGTCTTCCGCTTCGCCGACGGCCAGCGCGTCACCAACATGTGGGGCGGAACCCCGGCCCAGGACGGCGGCACGGTGAGCGTCACCCCCGCGTCCTACACCTCCCACATCCCCGCAGGCGGTTCGGTGACCCTCGGCTTCACCGGCGCCAAGGGCGGCGCCAACTCCGCGCCGGCCGCCTTCACGCTCGACGGCACCACCTGCGCCGTCGCGTGA
- a CDS encoding DUF6332 family protein has protein sequence MGTGRRSQAERDDITVEIGYALLSACFLGGVVFAAVAGPAVVWSLPPAVETFLLAAGTVVAGALAGVRVVHVLWRHAARRR, from the coding sequence ATGGGGACAGGTCGGCGGAGCCAGGCGGAACGGGACGACATCACGGTCGAGATCGGCTACGCCCTGCTCAGCGCGTGCTTCCTGGGCGGCGTGGTGTTCGCGGCCGTTGCCGGGCCTGCCGTCGTCTGGTCCCTCCCTCCGGCCGTCGAGACGTTCCTGCTTGCCGCGGGAACCGTGGTCGCCGGCGCTCTCGCAGGGGTCCGCGTCGTCCATGTCCTGTGGCGACACGCGGCTCGGCGCCGCTGA
- a CDS encoding PP2C family protein-serine/threonine phosphatase, translating into MAAGEGASGPERDLRWRPDTQLEEIAAQLQELSRVKDRMQGLLDAVLSISRELELSEVLHRIVTTAMELVGARYGALGVLHRSGRSLEQFITAGLSDEERARLAGIDFPRGRGVLGHLIHHPEPLRVENIAAHPSSVGFPPGHPRMGTLLGVAVSVRGKIYGDLYLSERHDGRPFDREDEAVIVSLAAAAGIAIENARLYGSVRDSAEHFQRLLLPTLSDLSPFQGAAVYRPAADPGRLGGDWYDAILLPDNVCAAVIGDVLGHDLLAAAAMAQTRNMLRALLYDRRTPPSGIFRQLDDTLDAITDLPITTACLARIEAQGTGYRVHWSSAGHVAPLVVHPDGRTEYLDAEPGLPLGVDPGQHRPDHVRVLPAGSTLVLFTDGLVEHPSHSIDYGLDRLAELAGARPGLPLEDLVRTLIDNHPGEGHDDMAVLAVRTPSPGAGPDRVG; encoded by the coding sequence ATGGCGGCAGGCGAAGGAGCCTCGGGGCCGGAGCGCGACCTGCGGTGGCGCCCGGACACCCAGTTGGAGGAAATCGCCGCGCAGCTCCAGGAGTTGTCGCGCGTGAAGGACCGGATGCAGGGCCTGTTGGACGCGGTGCTCTCGATCAGCCGGGAGCTGGAGCTGTCGGAGGTTCTGCACCGCATCGTCACCACCGCGATGGAACTGGTCGGCGCCCGCTACGGGGCGCTGGGGGTCCTGCACCGGTCCGGCCGCTCCCTGGAACAGTTCATCACCGCCGGTCTGTCCGACGAGGAGCGCGCACGGCTCGCCGGGATCGACTTCCCGCGCGGCCGCGGGGTGCTCGGCCACCTGATCCACCATCCGGAGCCGCTGCGGGTCGAGAACATCGCCGCACACCCCTCCTCGGTCGGCTTCCCGCCGGGGCATCCCCGGATGGGCACCCTCCTCGGGGTGGCCGTCAGTGTCCGGGGCAAGATCTACGGCGACCTGTACCTGTCGGAACGCCACGACGGCCGGCCGTTCGACCGCGAGGACGAGGCCGTCATCGTCTCGCTCGCCGCCGCCGCGGGCATCGCGATCGAGAACGCCCGCCTGTACGGCAGTGTCCGCGACTCCGCGGAACACTTCCAGCGCCTGTTGCTTCCCACCCTGTCCGACCTCAGCCCCTTCCAGGGCGCGGCCGTCTACCGGCCCGCCGCCGACCCGGGCCGTCTGGGCGGGGACTGGTACGACGCCATCCTGCTGCCCGACAACGTCTGCGCCGCGGTCATCGGAGACGTCCTCGGGCACGACCTGCTGGCCGCCGCCGCCATGGCCCAGACCCGCAACATGCTGCGCGCCCTGCTGTACGACCGGCGGACACCACCGAGCGGGATCTTCAGGCAGCTGGACGACACCCTCGACGCCATCACCGATCTCCCGATCACCACCGCCTGCCTGGCGCGCATCGAGGCGCAGGGCACCGGCTACAGGGTGCACTGGAGCTCCGCGGGTCATGTCGCTCCCCTGGTGGTCCACCCCGACGGCCGGACCGAGTACCTGGACGCGGAGCCGGGACTGCCCCTGGGTGTCGACCCCGGGCAGCACCGTCCCGACCACGTCCGGGTGCTGCCGGCCGGCAGCACCCTGGTGCTGTTCACCGACGGGCTCGTCGAACATCCCAGCCATTCGATCGACTACGGCCTCGACCGGCTCGCCGAGCTGGCCGGCGCCCGCCCCGGCCTCCCGCTGGAGGATCTCGTGCGGACGCTCATCGACAACCACCCCGGCGAGGGGCACGACGACATGGCCGTCCTCGCCGTACGCACGCCGTCCCCGGGGGCCGGCCCGGACCGGGTCGGGTAG
- a CDS encoding HAD family hydrolase — MTMTCVILDIGGVLEITPETGWVQEWEQRLELPSGTVNRRLGDVWRAGGLGSISEREVHEQVAARLHLDAPQVEAFMADLWTEYLGTPNDELIACVRDLRGRCRLGILSNSFVGARERETSLYHFDELVEQIVYSHETGIGKPDPRAFEAACAGLGVRPEDCLFIDDVAVNIEAARAVGMKGHLFQDNVRTIARIARHVNTAVLM; from the coding sequence ATGACCATGACCTGCGTCATTCTCGACATCGGCGGCGTACTGGAGATCACCCCGGAAACGGGATGGGTGCAAGAGTGGGAGCAGCGGCTCGAGTTGCCGTCGGGCACGGTGAACCGGCGGCTGGGCGACGTGTGGCGGGCGGGAGGCCTCGGGAGCATCAGCGAACGCGAGGTGCACGAACAGGTGGCGGCCCGTCTGCATCTGGACGCGCCTCAGGTCGAAGCCTTCATGGCTGATCTGTGGACGGAGTACCTGGGCACGCCGAACGACGAACTCATCGCCTGTGTGCGAGACCTGCGGGGCCGGTGCAGGCTGGGCATCCTGAGCAACAGTTTCGTCGGCGCCCGGGAGCGGGAGACGTCGCTGTACCACTTCGACGAACTGGTGGAACAGATCGTCTACTCGCACGAGACCGGCATCGGCAAGCCCGACCCGCGAGCCTTCGAGGCCGCGTGCGCCGGTCTGGGCGTGCGGCCCGAGGACTGTCTGTTCATCGACGACGTCGCGGTCAACATCGAGGCTGCTCGGGCCGTCGGAATGAAGGGCCACCTGTTCCAGGACAACGTCCGGACCATCGCCCGCATCGCGCGTCACGTGAACACGGCGGTCCTCATGTGA
- a CDS encoding type 1 periplasmic-binding domain-containing protein translates to MTSFIARLPGGPLTKAAALAVALAVLGAAVWTGIVVLRPDPACGKGIEERGPEGARECTGVTDGSFVFAANLKEVSARIKAENDRIKDEPHVSVAVMLPMAPAQVFEQQKTLHEVQGAYLAQFRANHDSNSKKPAIRLLLANPGRSHTHWKPVADQLGAMSESGTDNLRAVIGFDVSTATTQAAIGHLTRELGIPVVGGPITADDSGNSPQRPDAYPGLARVVPTTTDQARALSHFNKNIDPKHTLVVEDIRTGDNYVDALKRAFAERTLGSPRAPEQYRAPEEFHEEGTTANAFDQMVDTICTSAAKVIYFAGRPVQLRQFVNELGNRGCTEKKYTVITGSGASTLSSDKLLDWDAFRKGVTLQYAAVAHPDAWTGPEAPATGGSAAAYRTLAELANGKEIGNIGPVELTDSRTITFYDAGLTAITAIRMRDDGDPVIPTLGRISDAWLRLHGMGKVDGASGWICLDNYGNPYNKAVSVVELAPDAPGRIRFVGLAWPTGRPTPADCTASRT, encoded by the coding sequence ATGACGTCGTTCATCGCAAGACTCCCCGGCGGACCGCTCACCAAGGCGGCCGCCCTGGCCGTCGCCCTGGCCGTGCTCGGCGCCGCCGTGTGGACCGGCATCGTCGTCCTCCGGCCGGATCCGGCCTGCGGGAAGGGCATCGAGGAACGCGGCCCCGAAGGCGCCCGGGAATGCACGGGCGTCACCGACGGCAGCTTCGTCTTCGCCGCGAACCTCAAGGAGGTCAGCGCGCGGATCAAGGCGGAGAACGACCGGATCAAGGACGAACCGCACGTCTCCGTCGCCGTGATGCTGCCGATGGCGCCCGCCCAGGTCTTCGAACAGCAGAAGACCCTCCACGAGGTGCAGGGCGCCTACCTCGCGCAGTTCCGAGCCAACCACGACTCCAACAGCAAGAAGCCGGCGATACGCCTCCTGCTCGCCAACCCGGGCCGCAGCCACACCCATTGGAAGCCCGTCGCCGATCAGCTCGGCGCCATGTCCGAGTCCGGGACCGACAACCTGCGGGCCGTGATCGGTTTCGACGTCTCCACCGCCACCACCCAGGCAGCCATCGGCCATCTCACCCGGGAGCTCGGCATTCCCGTCGTCGGCGGTCCCATCACCGCCGACGACTCGGGCAACAGCCCCCAGCGGCCCGACGCGTACCCGGGCCTCGCCCGGGTCGTGCCCACGACGACCGACCAGGCCAGGGCCCTGTCCCACTTCAACAAGAACATCGACCCGAAGCACACCCTGGTCGTCGAGGACATCCGCACCGGCGACAACTACGTCGACGCGCTCAAGCGGGCCTTCGCCGAGCGGACCCTCGGTTCTCCCCGCGCGCCGGAGCAGTACCGCGCGCCCGAGGAGTTCCACGAGGAGGGCACAACCGCCAACGCCTTCGACCAGATGGTCGACACCATCTGCACCTCGGCCGCCAAGGTCATCTACTTCGCCGGACGCCCCGTCCAGCTGCGGCAGTTCGTCAACGAACTCGGCAACCGGGGCTGCACCGAGAAGAAGTACACCGTCATCACCGGCTCCGGCGCCTCCACGCTCTCCTCGGACAAGCTCCTCGACTGGGACGCCTTCCGTAAAGGCGTGACCCTCCAGTACGCCGCCGTCGCCCATCCCGACGCCTGGACCGGTCCCGAGGCGCCCGCCACCGGCGGCTCGGCCGCCGCCTACCGCACCCTCGCCGAGCTGGCGAACGGCAAGGAGATCGGGAACATCGGCCCGGTGGAACTCACCGACTCGCGGACCATCACCTTCTACGACGCCGGTCTCACCGCGATCACCGCCATCCGGATGCGCGACGACGGCGACCCCGTCATCCCCACCCTCGGCCGCATCAGCGACGCGTGGCTGCGGCTGCACGGCATGGGCAAGGTCGACGGCGCCAGCGGCTGGATCTGCCTCGACAACTACGGAAACCCCTACAACAAGGCGGTCTCCGTGGTGGAACTCGCCCCCGACGCACCCGGCCGCATCCGGTTCGTCGGCCTGGCCTGGCCGACCGGCCGGCCCACACCCGCGGACTGCACCGCGAGCCGCACCTGA
- the pyrF gene encoding orotidine-5'-phosphate decarboxylase, with product MEPSSQIIVALDCDNRATAEDIVARLGDECRFYKVGLELLTAVGPRFVEHLVAQGKEVFLDLKLFEIPNSVAGAVRAAGTLGVSMVTVHSMGGAGIMRAAVDAAAGFPGLRVLALTVVTSMTDADLADIGVDDPAQQQVLRLARLADKAGCHGVIASPQDVETLRSELGADALIVTPGVALPGESPAEHARTDSPRAAIAGGASHVVVGRAVTRATDPAAAFRAVRADIAP from the coding sequence ATGGAGCCGAGCAGTCAGATCATCGTCGCCCTCGATTGCGACAACCGTGCGACCGCGGAAGACATCGTGGCGCGGCTGGGCGACGAGTGCCGTTTCTACAAGGTCGGCCTGGAGCTGCTGACAGCGGTCGGCCCCCGCTTCGTCGAGCACCTGGTGGCGCAGGGCAAGGAGGTCTTCCTGGACCTCAAGCTCTTCGAGATTCCGAACTCGGTGGCGGGTGCGGTGCGGGCGGCGGGGACTCTGGGCGTCTCGATGGTGACCGTGCACAGCATGGGCGGTGCGGGCATCATGAGGGCCGCCGTCGATGCCGCCGCCGGTTTCCCCGGCCTGCGCGTCCTCGCCCTGACCGTGGTCACCAGCATGACCGACGCGGATCTCGCCGACATCGGTGTCGACGACCCGGCTCAGCAGCAGGTGCTCCGGCTGGCGCGACTGGCGGACAAGGCCGGCTGCCACGGTGTGATCGCCTCACCTCAGGACGTCGAGACGCTGCGGAGCGAGCTGGGCGCCGACGCCCTGATCGTCACGCCCGGAGTCGCTTTGCCGGGCGAGTCACCGGCGGAGCACGCGCGGACCGATTCGCCGCGTGCCGCCATCGCCGGCGGCGCCTCCCATGTCGTCGTGGGCCGCGCGGTCACACGCGCCACGGACCCGGCGGCCGCGTTCCGGGCCGTCCGCGCCGACATCGCCCCGTAG